GTGGATCCGCGGAGGAGCCGCAGGTCACGGCCGACCGTCCAACGTCCGATCTTCGACGCAGCGAAGGGGCGCTCGCTTGCCCGTGGCGGATCCGGCTGCGAGCATCCCAGCGCGCGCTACGGCGGCCGGAGCACGGGACAGACGCCGGTCGGCCCCCCACCCGTTGGTTCTGCCCGTCGGACGACCAACACAGGAGTGCTCTCCCATGCTGCGCTCGAAACTCCGGTCCCTGTTCGTCGGCGCCGGCTCGGCCCTCGCCATCGCGGGTGTCGCCCTCGCCCCCACCACGGCATCAGCCGAACCGGCGCCCGCCAAGCACACCGCCGCAAGCGCGTCCGAGACCGCGGTGGCGCCGTCCGCCGCCGGGTTCTGGTCGTGCACGATCCCGCCCGGCTACACCTACAGCAACACGCAGAACACGCTGAACTGCTCCACCGGCGGCGGGTTCCGCACCATGTACTACGTGCAGCCTCCCGCGGACGGCCTGTGGGCGTGCACCACCATGCCCGGCTACACCTACAGCAACACCCAGAACACGCTGAACTGCTCCACCAGCGGCGGATTCCGCACCATGTACTACCTGCGCACCCCCAAGACGGGCCTCTGGGCCTGCACGGTCCCACCCGGTTTCACCTACACCAACACCCAGAACACGCTCAACTGCTCCACCAGCGGCGGATTCCGCACCATGTACTACCTCAGGGCGCTGTGACGTCCCGCTCCAGGGCGCTGTGACGTCCCGCTCCAGGGCGCTGTGACGTCCCGCTCCGCGCGCCCGCTCCGGGCGGCGCGCGGAGCGGGCGCGCGTGAGGGGCCGCCGACCGGACATCCTGCCGGGCGGCGGCAATGTGCACACGGGCGAGACGGCCTTCTCGGCGCACACGTGAGATCATCGACAAGACGGCAGGGGGGTAGACCCCTGGTGAGGGACTCCGGGGACTGCACGGGGCCCGCCCGGCACAGTACTCCCGCAGGCCTCTCCTCGGGCGGCGACGCTGCCCACCGAGGCGCGAGGAAGGAGGCGCCGAAATGGAGTGCTACGACTGCCACTCCCGGAAACTCAGGACGAGCGCCGTCGCCGTGTGCCGTGAGTGCGGTGTGGGCCTGTGCAGTGAGCACATGCACCTCGACACACAGACCGTGCACGGCGACGCCGGACTCGGGAAGACGACGGGGGACATCCCGGCCCGCTGCGTTCTGTGCTCCGTGTGCCGACGCGCCGAGCACAGCGTCTGGCGCGCGCCGCAGGCGAGCCGTCAGCACGTGTAGCCGGGCGACGGCCCGTGCGGCCGGCGGGAAACCGGAGGCTGCGGTGCGGAACCGTCGCAACCGTCGGCAGCGGACGCCGTAACGGGCGGCCGCGACACCGGCATCCGGCTCCCGGACGGAAGGCGGTCCCGGACGGAAGGCGG
The Streptomyces tirandamycinicus DNA segment above includes these coding regions:
- a CDS encoding DUF2180 family protein, producing the protein MECYDCHSRKLRTSAVAVCRECGVGLCSEHMHLDTQTVHGDAGLGKTTGDIPARCVLCSVCRRAEHSVWRAPQASRQHV